A genomic window from Gossypium hirsutum isolate 1008001.06 chromosome D12, Gossypium_hirsutum_v2.1, whole genome shotgun sequence includes:
- the LOC107946839 gene encoding uncharacterized protein, whose amino-acid sequence MDSRNGGGPVTTIGKRQSDLKKSFKLAVRSLLTTCPTQEFSKAFPKFSSIEQEHLHQLFIQVITSLHGNIEDEFESLCNETQVGDALDTVEQLVEEQSLDPLSSDRTNVMDAVHNLSAAKKAEIHYLRGLLERAEEHNRLIQARVDLLRNKTQEVPDIKDFIGKLRGGILSYKGTQNVEL is encoded by the exons ATGGATAGCAGAAATGGCGGGGGTCCCGTCACAACAATAGGAAAAAGGCAATCCGATTTGAAAAAGTCTTTCAAGCTCGCCGTTCGCTCTCTTCTCACTACTTGTCCTACACAG GAATTCAGCAAAgcgtttccaaaattttcaagtatCGAGCAAGAACATCTCCACCAGCTTTTTATTCAG GTCATTACCTCTTTACATGGGAATATAGAG GACGAATTTGAGTCTTTATGCAATGAAACACAG GTAGGAGATGCCCTTGATACTGTGGAGCAACTTGTGGAAGAACAATCTCTTGACCCTTTGTCTTCAGATAG GACTAACGTAATGGATGCAGTGCACAATTTGTCAGCAGCGAAGAAAGCTGAGATCCATTACTTAAGAGGCCTGCTGGAAAGG GCTGAAGAACATAATCGGCTTATTCAAGCTCGGGTGGACCTACTTAGGAATAAGACACAAGAAGTCCCGGACATAAAAGATTTTATTGGGAAG TTGAGAGGTGGAATTTTAAGTTACAAGGGAACACAAAATGTGGAGCTTTAA
- the LOC107946840 gene encoding AP-4 complex subunit epsilon, whose amino-acid sequence MGSQGGFYQSKEFLDLVKSIGEARSKAEEDRIVLNEIETLKRRISEPDIPKRKMKEYIIRLVYIEMLGHDASFGYIHAVKMTHDDSLLVKRTGYLAVTLFLNEDHDLIILIVNTIQKDLKSDNYLVVCAALNAVCKLINEETIPAVLPQAMELLAHPKEAVRKKAIMALHRFYQKSPSSVSHLVSNFRKRLCDNDPGVMGATLCPLFELIARDVNSYKDLVISFVSILKQVAERRLSKAYDYHQMPAPFIQIKLLKILALLGSGDKQASENMYTVVGDIFRKCDSSSNIGNAVLYECICCVSSIYPNPKLLESAADVISRFLKSDSHNLKYMGIDALGRLIKISPEIAEQHQLAVIDCLEDPDDTLKRKTFELLYKMTKSTNVEVIVDRMIDYMISINDNHYKTEIASRCVELAEQFAPSNQWFIQTMNRVFEHAGDLVNIKVAHNLMRLIAEGFGEDDDNADTKLRSSAVESYLRILGEPKLPSVFLQVICWVLGEYGTADGMFSASDITGKLCDVAEAYSNDETVKAYATTALMKIYAFEIAARRKVDMLPECQSLMEELLASHSTDLQQRAYELQAVIGLDAHAVACIMPSDASCEDIEVDRDLSFLNDYIQEAIEKGAQPYIPESERSGMLNISNFRNQDHHEASSHGLRFEAYELPKPAVQSRIPQTLIASTEIVPVPEPMYPRESYQTTMPSIPSDAGSAELKLRLEGVQKKWGRSTYTPATSTSNSTSQKTVNGTSQGDGASTVSSMRETYDSRKPQVEVSHEKQKLAASLFGGSSKTEKSPATGHKAAKASSHVVEKSHVPKSSLEVASEKATPAQQPPDLLDLGEPTATSTALQLDPFKQLEGLLDATEVASAVNGAPAASRSPDIMALYADTAAGIHNKNDADLLSGLSNPSVTNMPGTTAMPQVTQSSSKGPNPKDSLEKDALVRQMGVNPSSQNPNLFKDLLG is encoded by the exons ATGGGCTCCCAAGGCGGATTCTACCAGTCCAAGGAATTTCTGGATCTGGTCAAGTCCATCGGCGAGGCTCGATCCAAGGCTGAAGAAGACCGGATTGTTCTCAACGAGATCGAGACTCTCAAACGCCGTATCTCCGAGCCCGACATCCCCAAACGCAAGATGAAAGAGTACATCATCCGATTGGTTTACATCGAGATGCTCGGTCATGATGCTTCCTTCGGTTACATTCATGCCGTTAAGATGACTCACGATGACAGTCTCCTCGTCAAACGAACTGGTTACTTGGCCGTTACGCTCTTCTTGAACGAAGATCATGATTTGATCATTTTGATTGTCAATACCATTCAAAAAGATTTGAAGTCTGACAATTACTTGGTGGTCTGCGCCGCCTTGAATGCCGTTTGTAAGTTGATCAATGAGGAGACCATTCCTGCCGTGTTGCCGCAGGCTATGGAGTTGCTCGCACATCCCAAGGAGGCCGTACGGAAGAAGGCCATCATGGCTCTCCATCGCTTTTATCAGAAATCCCCCTCTTCCGTCTCGCATCTTGTCTCCAATTTTCGCAAG AGGCTTTGTGATAATGATCCTGGAGTTATGGGAGCAACCCTTTGTCCTCTTTTTGAACTTATAGCAAGAGATGTTAATTCTTACAAAGATTTGGTCATCAGCTTTGTAAGCATTCTTAAACAAGTAGCTGAACGCAGACTATCAAAGGCTTATGACTACCATCAAATGCCAGCTCCATTTATTCAG ATCAAGTTGCTTAAAATTCTGGCGTTGCTTGGAAGTGGTGACAAGCAAGCAAGTGAAAACATGTATACTGTAGTGGGAGACATTTTCCGAAAATGTGATTCATCAAGTAATATAGGAAATGCTGTACTTTATGAGTGCATATGCTGTGTTTCTTCTATATATCCCAATCCCAAGTTATTAGAGTCTGCAGCCGATGTTATATCAAGATTTTTAAAG AGTGACAGTCACAACCTAAAATACATGGGCATTGATGCTCTTGGCCGATTGATAAAGATAAGTCCAGAGATTGCTGAGCAACATCAGCTGGCTGTGATTGATTGCTTAGAG GACCCCGATGACACTCTGAAGAGGAAAACTTTtgaactactttacaaaatgaccaagtctacAAATGTGGAGGTTATTGTTGATCGCATGATTGATTACATGATTAGCATTAATGATAATCATTATAAAACTGAAATAGCATCTCGATGTGTTGAACTTGCGGAGCAATTTGCACCAAGCAATCAGTGGTTCATCCAG ACCATGAATAGAGTTTTTGAGCATGCGGGAGATCTGGTCAATATTAAGGTAGCACATAATTTGATGCGGTTGATTGCTGAGGGATTCGGAGAGGATGATGATAATGCAGATACTAAACTGAGATCATCTGCT GTGGAGTCTTATTTGCGCATTCTTGGTGAACCAAAGTTGCCATCTGTTTTCCTTCAG GTAATCTGTTGGGTATTGGGGGAATATGGAACAGCTGACGGAATGTTCTCTGCTTCCGATATTACTGGGAAGCTGTGTGATGTGGCAGAGGCTTATTCTAATGATGAGACTGTTAAG GCATATGCAACTACAGCTCTCATGAAAATATATGCGTTTGAAATAGCAGCTCGGAGGAAAGTAGATATGCTGCCTGAG TGCCAATCTTTAATGGAAGAGTTATTGGCTTCTCACTCAACAGATTTACAGCAACGTGCCTATGAACTGCAAGCAGTGATTGGGCTTGATGCTCATGCTGTTGCGTGTATTATGCCATCAGATGCAAGTTGTGAAGATATTGAG GTTGATAGAGACCTTTCTTTCCTTAATGATTATATCCAAGAAGCAATAGAAAAAGGTGCTCAGCCCTATATTCCTGAGAGTGAACGCTCTGGAATGTTAAATATCAGCAATTTTAGGAACCAAGATCACCACGAGGCTTCATCACATGGTCTTAGGTTTGAGGCTTATGAGCTCCCAAAACCAGCTGTGCAGTCCAGGATCCCTCAAACATTAATTGCTTCAACTGAAATAGTTCCAGTGCCTGAGCCAATGTATCCTAGGGAGAGCTACCAGACTACTATGCCATCTATTCCATCAGATGCAGGATCGGCGGAGCTCAAGCTACGACTAGAGGGAGTACAAAAGAAATGGGGTAGATCGACATATACACCTGCTACATCTACCTCAAATTCCACATCACAGAAAACAGTTAATGGGACTTCACAAGGTGATGGGGCAAGTACCGTAAGTTCAATGCGTGAAACCTATGATTCAAGGAAACCACAAGTTGAAGTTTCTCATGAGAAGCAGAAACTTGCTGCTTCACTGTTTGGAGGTTCATCAAAAACGGAAAAGAGCCCTGCTACTGGTCATAAGGCTGCAAAGGCAAGCAGCCACGTGGTGGAGAAGTCTCATGTGCCAAAGTCTAGTTTGGAAGTTGCATCAGAAAAGGCCACTCCTGCTCAGCAACCTCCGGACTTGCTTGATTTGGGGGAACCAACTGCCACAAGTACTGCTCTTCAACTAGATCCATTTAAACAATTGGAGGGCCTTCTTGACGCAACTGAAGTTGCTTCAGCTGTAAATGGTGCACCTGCTGCTTCCAGATCACCTGATATAATGGCATTGTATGCTGACACAGCCGCTGGTATACACAATAAAAATGATGCTGATCTTTTATCTGGCTTGTCAAATCCTTCAGTGACAAACATGCCTGGCACTACTGCAATGCCTCAAGTAACACAAAGCAGCAGTAAAGGGCCAAACCCTAAAGATTCCTTGGAAAAGGATGCATTGGTGAGGCAGATGGGTGTGAATCCATCGAGTCAGAATCCAAACTTGTTTAAAGATTTACTTGGGTGA
- the LOC107946838 gene encoding abscisic acid 8'-hydroxylase CYP707A2 yields MSENENELAWREIPCVEFNLIQAVFQTTACFSSLSLVVSFVLFMRAYIYPPSFTSSLHHLSATSPPSLTTMAFTFIFCFIPPFLFIFLFHSLLLHFFKPNRPKLPLPPGTMGWPYIGETFHLYSQNPNVFFASKQKRYGSIFKTHILGCPCVMISSPDAAKFVLVTKSHLFKPTFPASKERMLGKQAIFFNQGPYHAKLRKLVLRAFMPDSIKNIVPNIESIAKHSLHSLQGRLITTFQEMKTYTFNVALLSIFQKDDQVLYREDLKRCYYILEKGYNSMPINLPGTLFNKSMKARKEIAQILAKIISTRRQTKQVDCNDLLGSFMSDKEGLTDEQIADNVISVIFAARDTTASVLTWIIKYLGENPSVLQAVSEEQEAIMRGKEEQELSWEDTKKMPLTSRVIQETLRVASILSFTFREAVEDVEYEGYLIPKGWKVLPLFRNIHHSPEIFPDPQKFDPSRFEVAPKPNTFMPFGSGTHSCPGNELAKLEIMVLLHHLTTKYRWSMVGSNSGIQYGPFALPQNGLPIRLVKK; encoded by the exons ATGAGCGAAAACGAGAATGAGCTGGCCTGGAGGGAGATTCCGTGTGTGGAATTCAACCTTATTCAAGCTGTATTTCAAACTACGGCCTGcttttcctctctttctcttgttgtgtcatttgttttgtttatgagAGCCTATATATACCCACCCTCATTCACTTCCTCCCTTCACCACTTATCAGCCACTTCACCACCATCTCTTACTACAATGGCATTTACTTTCATCTTCTGTTTCATTCCTCCATTCTTATTCATTTTTCTAttccattctcttcttcttcatttcttcaaACCCAATCGCCCCAAATTACCTCTCCCTCCTGGAACTATGGGTTGGCCTTACATCGGTGAAACCTTTCACCTTTACTCCCAGAACCCCAATGTCTTCTTTGCTTCCAAGCAGAAAAG GTATGGCTCCATATTCAAGACCCACATACTAGGTTGTCCATGCGTGATGATTTCCAGCCCTGATGCTGCGAAATTCGTGCTCGTTACCAAATCTCATCTCTTCAAGCCAACATTCCCTGCAAGTAAAGAGAGGATGTTAGGCAAACAAGCCATCTTCTTTAACCAGGGACCCTACCATGCCAAGTTGAGGAAGCTTGTTCTCCGTGCCTTCATGCCCGATTCCATCAAAAACATCGTCCCCAACATCGAATCCATTGCCAAACATTCCCTCCATTCATTGCAAGGCCGTCTCATTACCACTTTCCAAGAAATGAAAACC TACACATTCAATGTTGCTCTACTATCGATATTCCAAAAGGATGATCAAGTGCTTTACAGAGAAGATCTGAAAAGGTGTTACTATATCCTTGAGAAAGGGTACAACTCCATGCCCATTAACCTCCCTGGTACGCTTTTCAACAAATCAATGAAAGCAAGGAAAGAGATAGCCCAGATTCTAGCCAAAATCATATCGACCAGGAGGCAAACGAAGCAGGTGGATTGCAATGACTTGCTTGGGTCTTTCATGAGTGACAAAGAAGGCCTCACCGACGAACAAATTGCCGACAACGTGATTAGTGTAATCTTTGCTGCTCGTGACACCACCGCCAGCGTGCTAACATGGATAATTAAGTATCTTGGAGAAAACCCTAGCGTTCTTCAAGCTGTCTCT GAAGAACAAGAGGCAATAATGAGAGGTAAAGAGGAGCAAGAGCTGAGTTGGGAAGATACCAAGAAGATGCCATTAACATCTAGGGTGATTCAGGAGACACTTAGAGTTGcttcaattttatcttttaccTTCAGAGAAGCAGTGGAAGATGTTGAATATGAAG GGTATCTTATACCAAAAGGATGGAAAGTGTTACCACTCTTTAGAAACATTCACCACAGCCCAGAAATATTTCCAGATCCTCAAAAGTTTGATCCCTCAAGATTTGAG GTTGCTCCCAAACCCAATACATTTATGCCATTTGGCAGTGGGACCCACTCTTGTCCAGGGAATGAGTTAGCCAAGCTGGAAATCATGGTCCTTCTCCATCATCTGACAACAAAGTACAG GTGGTCAATGGTGGGTAGTAACAGCGGGATACAGTATGGTCCATTTGCGCTTCCCCAAAATGGTTTGCCCATCAGATTAGTCAAAAAGTGA